One Streptomyces drozdowiczii DNA segment encodes these proteins:
- the thpR gene encoding RNA 2',3'-cyclic phosphodiesterase, which translates to MRYECRVTEETPPATVRVFIALAPPDPAKDELARELRPVYATHPQVRWNRVEDWHITLAFLGALPVDTVPLLRPPLAALAASHPAPRLALHGGGTFDERVAWSGVAGDLDGLHRLADGVRAVVRDCGIALEDRPLRPHLTLARVRRGDHTSAGEIAARLTEFRGRPWPAERLHLVGSNAGSGPGQIRYRDIEAWPLGTASGAAAPPARP; encoded by the coding sequence ATGCGATACGAATGCCGGGTGACCGAAGAGACCCCGCCCGCGACCGTGCGCGTGTTCATCGCCCTCGCTCCGCCCGACCCGGCGAAGGACGAGCTGGCCCGGGAGCTGCGCCCCGTCTACGCGACGCATCCGCAGGTGCGGTGGAACCGGGTGGAGGACTGGCACATCACCCTGGCGTTCCTGGGTGCCCTTCCGGTGGACACCGTCCCGCTGCTGCGTCCGCCGCTCGCCGCTCTCGCCGCCTCCCACCCCGCCCCGCGCCTGGCGCTGCACGGCGGCGGCACGTTCGACGAGCGGGTGGCGTGGAGCGGGGTCGCCGGTGACCTCGACGGACTGCACCGGCTCGCCGACGGCGTACGGGCCGTGGTCCGGGACTGCGGGATCGCCCTGGAGGACCGGCCGCTGCGCCCCCATCTGACCCTCGCCCGGGTGCGCCGGGGCGACCACACGTCGGCCGGGGAGATCGCCGCGCGGCTCACGGAGTTCCGGGGCCGCCCATGGCCCGCCGAGCGGCTGCATCTGGTCGGCAGCAACGCGGGGAGCGGCCCCGGGCAGATCCGCTACCGCGACATCGAGGCGTGGCCGCTCGGCACGGCTTCCGGTGCGGCCGCGCCACCGGCACGCCCCTGA
- a CDS encoding hemerythrin domain-containing protein, with protein sequence MGHGGNVIAELTTDHREVDELFAKIEAQPVGDEQRRKLADELTIELVRHSVAEEMHLYPAVRRFVDDGDDMADKELEDHAKVEQHLKELEGLPADDPQFDHLVAKLKLEVSEHVRDEENRLFPLLAAAVSPEALDQLGEKVRAAKKTAPTRPHPSAPDTPPGNKILGPGAGLVDRARDLLSGRGKG encoded by the coding sequence ATGGGACACGGCGGAAACGTGATCGCGGAGCTCACCACGGACCACCGCGAGGTCGATGAACTGTTCGCGAAGATCGAGGCCCAGCCGGTCGGTGACGAGCAGCGGCGGAAGCTGGCCGACGAGCTGACGATCGAGCTGGTCCGGCACTCCGTGGCGGAGGAGATGCACCTCTACCCCGCGGTGCGGCGGTTCGTGGACGACGGCGACGACATGGCCGACAAGGAGCTGGAGGACCACGCGAAGGTCGAGCAGCACCTCAAGGAGCTGGAGGGGCTGCCGGCGGACGACCCGCAGTTCGACCACCTGGTGGCGAAGCTGAAGCTCGAGGTGAGCGAGCACGTACGCGACGAGGAGAACCGGCTGTTCCCGCTCCTCGCGGCGGCCGTCTCCCCCGAGGCCCTGGACCAGCTCGGCGAGAAGGTGCGCGCGGCGAAGAAGACCGCCCCCACGCGTCCGCACCCCTCCGCCCCCGACACCCCGCCCGGCAACAAGATCCTCGGCCCCGGCGCCGGTCTGGTCGACCGGGCCCGCGACCTGCTGAGCGGCCGCGGCAAGGGCTGA
- a CDS encoding MbtH family protein has protein sequence MTNPFDDESGRFVTLVNGEGQYSLWPAHIEVPGGWSVGGPEGSRQECLDAIEAAWTDMRPAGLVRAMEADAG, from the coding sequence GTGACCAATCCTTTCGATGACGAGTCGGGCCGGTTCGTGACGCTGGTGAACGGCGAGGGCCAGTATTCGCTGTGGCCGGCGCACATCGAGGTTCCGGGCGGCTGGAGCGTCGGCGGTCCGGAGGGTTCGCGACAGGAGTGTCTCGACGCCATCGAGGCCGCGTGGACGGACATGCGGCCCGCCGGCCTGGTGCGGGCGATGGAAGCCGACGCCGGGTAG